Below is a genomic region from Cellulomonas sp. P24.
TGCCCGTCGTGCACTTCGGCACCGGCACCGGCGAGCTGCTCGTGGCGATGCGCGACGTGGGCGCCGATGTGGTCGGGGTCGACTACCGGATCCCGCTCGACGAGGCGAACCGCCGGCTCGGTGGCACGGTCCCGCTCCAGGGCAACATCGACCCGGCGCTGCTCGCGGCACCGTGGCCCGTGCTCGAGGCGCACGTGCGTGACGTCGTGGCCCGTGGGGCGTCGGCCCCCGGTCACGTGGTCAACCTCGGCCACGGCGTCCCGCCGGACACCGACCCGGACGTCCTCACCCGCGTCGTCACGCTCGTGCACGGGATCGCCGGATGACCGAGCCCGAGGATCGCCGCACGGACGAGCCGTGGGACGCCGTCGTCGTCGGCGGCGGGGTCGCCGGGCTCGTCGCGGCGCGTGAGCTGGCGGTCAAGGGGCTGCGGACGCTCGTCCTGGACGCCGCGGACCACCTCGGCGGTCCGGTCACCGGCGTCGACGTCGCCGGGCTGCGACTCGACGCCGGGGCGGAGTCGTTCGCGACCCGCGGGGACGCGGTGGCGGACCTCGCGGACGAGCTCGGGATCGGCGACGCCCTGACCGCACCGAGCGGTCTGGGCTCCTGGGTGTACCTGCCGGACGGCCGCGCGAGCACGCTGCCGCGCGCGGGCGTGCTGGGCATCCCGGCGCGACCCTGGGCGCGCGACGTGGTCCACACGCTCGGCCTCGCGGGGACGCTGCGCGCCAGTCTCGACCGGGTGCTGCCGCGCTCCGTCGGCACCGGGCCGTCGGTGACGATCGGCGCCCTCGTCCGCGCGCGGATGGGTGCGCGGGTGCTCGAGCGGCTGGTCGCCCCCGTGGTCAGCGGGGTGCACGCGGCCAGCGCCGACCGGCTCGACGTCGAGTCGGTCGCCCCCGGCCTGCTCGCGGGGCTCGCCCGGCACGGGTCGCTCGGTGCGGCGGTGGCGGCGCAACGGCGCCTGGCACCTGCCGGGGCGGCCGTCGCCGGGATCGTCGGCGGGATGCACCGGCTCGTCGAGGAGCTCGTCGTCGATCTCGAGTCGCGAGGCGCCGTGCTGCGGACGGGGACCGAGGTGACCGGGCTCGTGCGCGCACCCGGGGGCGCGGGGTGGATCGTCACCGCCGACGGGGCCGAGCTGGCCGCCGCGGCCGTGGTCGTGGCAGCCACCAGCCGGCCCGCCCTGAGCCTGCTGCGTGAGGCGCTCCCGGACGCGGAGCTGTCCGACGTGCTGCCGGACCCCGGAGCGGACGTCGTGCTCGCGACGCTCGTCCTGGACGCGCCAGGGCTCGACGCGGCGCCGCGTGGCACCGGGGTCCTGGTCGCCGAGGGTGCGCCGGACGTGCGGGCGAAGGCGATGACGCACGGCACGGCGAAGTGGTCCTGGCTCACCGAGCGGGCCAACGCGGCCGGTCGTGACAACGGGGCGCGGTACGGCTGGCACGTGCTGCGGCTGTCCTACGGGCGCGGCGGCGAGTCCAGCGCGGCGGCGGTCGCGGCCGACGACGCCACCCTGACCGCGTGGGCTCTCGCCGACGCGTCGCGACTGCTGGGCGTGCCACTCGATGCGTCGCACCTCGTCGGGTTCGCGCGGCGCCGGTGGAGCGACTCCCTCCCGCAGCACGCACCGGAGCACCGCGCCCTGGTGGGATCGGTGCGCGCTGCGGTCGAGGCGACCCCGGGGCTCGCGGTGTGCGGGGCGTGGATCGCCGGCACCGGTCTCACGTCGG
It encodes:
- the hemG gene encoding protoporphyrinogen oxidase; this encodes MTEPEDRRTDEPWDAVVVGGGVAGLVAARELAVKGLRTLVLDAADHLGGPVTGVDVAGLRLDAGAESFATRGDAVADLADELGIGDALTAPSGLGSWVYLPDGRASTLPRAGVLGIPARPWARDVVHTLGLAGTLRASLDRVLPRSVGTGPSVTIGALVRARMGARVLERLVAPVVSGVHAASADRLDVESVAPGLLAGLARHGSLGAAVAAQRRLAPAGAAVAGIVGGMHRLVEELVVDLESRGAVLRTGTEVTGLVRAPGGAGWIVTADGAELAAAAVVVAATSRPALSLLREALPDAELSDVLPDPGADVVLATLVLDAPGLDAAPRGTGVLVAEGAPDVRAKAMTHGTAKWSWLTERANAAGRDNGARYGWHVLRLSYGRGGESSAAAVAADDATLTAWALADASRLLGVPLDASHLVGFARRRWSDSLPQHAPEHRALVGSVRAAVEATPGLAVCGAWIAGTGLTSVVADARRVGRELAREQAARGPAS